The proteins below come from a single Eremothecium sinecaudum strain ATCC 58844 chromosome II, complete sequence genomic window:
- the MDG1 gene encoding Mdg1p (Syntenic homolog of Ashbya gossypii ABL133C; Syntenic homolog of Saccharomyces cerevisiae YHR146W (CRP1) and YNL173C (MDG1)): MVEYTFTWPSGPNEVIVTGDFDQWEGTKRLVKQPGGYFATSVSLSNSQFNDGKLYFKFIVDGEWKTNEKYARDSILGPENNYLLLSDNAKSTLGSGSNTASSGLSKGSSVPSSAGSGSQRNGPVEERSQIRSQPPPGSRKKNKKKIKIKKKIRRNKKTGEETVIAIERTEILSSGEDTGGNRESRATSQGTSEGTSEGTSEGTSEGTSEGTSDGEESSSSSNANLSSEGSLGDKHFPSSKDSLIAGKRNLGQGLAGVAASPFIRTSAKNAGNSQNSSKQSFGQTEGTKSHDPSTHSSGQPQSLSASTPGSSARDEKTPRPSAGKYSQKSPSGNQGDSIQIDPPHAVPILPGAGESDLSDVAPGPTCDSKKPLSSEANDTNRPQSQGAEKKNELDPPHAVPMLPTKDASDLDDVAPGPSSAGRHPHHPPHHHGKDKKDDPSHQLGKGKKDELDPPHAVPILPTTDASDLDDVAPGPSSSGSQPHHTPHHHGKDKKDDPSHKPGERKDDPSHQHGTGKKDELDPPHAVPILPTTDASDLDDVAPGPSSSGSQPHHTPHHHGKDKKDDPSHQLGKGKKDELDPPHAVPILPTTDASDLDDVAPGPSSSGSQPHRPPHHHGKDKKDDPSHKPGERKDDPSHQHGTGKKDELDPPHAVPILPTTDASDLDDVAPGPSSSGSQPHHTPHHHGKDKKDDPSHKLGKGKKDELDPPHAVPILPTTDASDLDDVAPGPSSSGSQPHHTPHHHGKDKKDDPSHQLGKGKKDELDPPHAVPILPTTDASDLDDVAPGPSSSGSQPHRPPHHHGKDKNDDPSHKLGKGKKDELDPPHAVPILPTTDASDLDDVAPGPSSSGSQPHHTPHHHGKDKKDDPSHKLGKGKKDELDPPHAVPILPTTDASDLDDVAPGPSSSGSQPHRPPHHHGKDKNDDPSHKLGKGKKDELDPPHAVPILPTTDASDLDDVAPGPSPTDERKQPAIKRSGPQKPKDSSEDVHKAKPTVGDSNTPSDAASPSNDPVSGKKPTSVPLPFIASGIDKVSSQKPIDRQASGPSEKSDGKKSSGKGENDDYGHIANNEEHANPKELPILKTNKPCGPNPELFEEKQSESSSPVPGKTEKQEPPSSTDKPISAANLQKDKPENKSVAETSSKSDSAGPRENMSSNVPATPAGRGGSNPDSIGAPGDVHKEMLPGTLMGIDSARSISSPTATEKSREKPAETPIGSSSTVPVTDKKESSSARDSGSNFSSLAAQHAFNLKSAPGLLKIQNPEKVKELNEFSNVDAKALNERLNAEAMQKKNQYKRTSVVIPENRPEVHRGLGPKSSEPMSTLDPKVVGGRPSSAGSGLASDTLLNKDNEAFVTIDSSFTSVTEDISRTLDDLDKSPIPGAMLTEEMNLYSVEHPKPAASENASNSSGFTAQPRQPHAARAHPASRSPQDSRFEGSSFPAPDTPTTPITPVLPAGQFGRGHGTPTHASPSHASPVPGTPTHASPAHVSRAPAGTAPVRRGPITAVPAVPIPAPAPKPSYEAEEATNYTADTSEPPNSTNEQPNRYHLVEVIPGGISSDKVPGANMAVESTGSSVIEPSAALESVPDTSASVKGLQMSNMSDRQLQDGPEREGFTQTPLSEKVPTISDVKSRSVNTRPDDIYSTPRSHEIEHPATHVNATLIKNYNAEPHRHQETRLAHHGSNVVTVTEIATDLPATGNRNNNLPYPEHTTMYVSEPVQVGPSYAEAPSPGLSNPQPVTITGASYRNHRQKASQGTSGTVATGSTFAAGTAQSISKSFENNASKTKPANNKQSVPNSASTGHSAKISADNSLRSSNNASASDSRRTSEHKRKSGFFSKLKKLLK, encoded by the coding sequence ATGGTTGAATACACCTTCACATGGCCATCAGGTCCAAATGAGGTGATAGTTACAGGTGATTTTGATCAATGGGAAGGTACGAAGCGGTTGGTCAAACAGCCAGGAGGTTATTTTGCTACTTCTGTGTCTTTAAGTAACTCACAATTTAATGATGGTAAACTGTACTTTAAGTTTATCGTTGATGGTGAGTGGAAGACTAATGAAAAGTACGCAAGAGATTCTATATTAGGACCAGAAAACAATTATTTACTATTGTCTGACAATGCAAAATCGACATTAGGTAGCGGTAGTAATACTGCGTCTTCAGGACTATCAAAAGGTTCTTCCGTGCCATCATCTGCTGGTAGTGGATCTCAGAGGAACGGTCCTGTTGAAGAGAGGTCTCAGATTAGGAGTCAACCCCCCCCTGGTTCAAGgaagaaaaacaaaaagaagattaagATCAAGAAAAAGATCAGAAGAAATAAGAAGACCGGTGAAGAGACTGTAATTGCTATAGAAAGAACCGAAATTTTATCCAGTGGAGAGGATACGGGTGGCAATCGTGAGTCTAGGGCAACTTCACAGGGAACATCTGAAGGAACATCTGAAGGGACATCTGAAGGGACATCTGAAGGGACATCTGAAGGGACATCTGATGGAGAGGAATCTTCGAGTAGTTCGAATGCCAATCTAAGTAGCGAAGGAAGTTTAGGGGACAAACACTTTCCTTCGTCAAAAGATTCGTTAATAGCTGGCAAGCGCAATTTAGGCCAAGGACTTGCCGGTGTCGCTGCATCTCCATTCATTAGAACCTCGGCAAAAAACGCGGGCAATTCACAAAATTCATCTAAGCAGAGTTTCGGTCAAACTGAAGGAACTAAATCTCATGATCCATCAACTCATTCTAGTGGTCAGCCTCAAAGCTTGAGTGCTTCCACTCCGGGGTCGTCAGCACGTGATGAAAAAACACCTCGTCCGAGCGCTGGCAAATATTCTCAAAAATCCCCTTCAGGCAACCAGGGTGACAGCATACAAATAGACCCTCCCCATGCTGTGCCTATTTTACCGGGAGCTGGAGAATCAGATCTAAGTGACGTTGCACCTGGACCAACTTGCGACTCGAAGAAGCCTTTATCAAGTGAAGCAAACGATACCAATAGGCCTCAGAGTCAAGGCGCCGAAAAGAAAAACGAATTAGATCCACCTCACGCTGTTCCTATGCTACCTACTAAAGATGCTTCTGATTTAGACGATGTAGCTCCAGGACCTTCTTCAGCAGGAAGGCACCCACACCACCCCCCTCACCATCACGGCAAGGACAAGAAGGATGATCCATCTCACCAGCTCGGTAAGGGTAAGAAGGATGAACTCGACCCACCTCACGCAGTTCCTATCCTACCTACTACAGACGCTTCTGATTTGGATGATGTAGCTCCAGgaccttcttcatcaggAAGCCAGCCACACCACACTCCTCACCATCACGGTAAGGACAAGAAGGATGATCCATCCCACAAGCCAGGTGAAAGAAAAGATGACCCATCTCACCAACACGGTACGGGAAAGAAGGATGAGCTCGACCCACCTCACGCAGTTCCTATCCTACCTACTACAGACGCTTCTGATTTGGATGATGTAGCTCCAGgaccttcttcatcaggAAGCCAGCCACACCACACTCCTCACCATCACGGCAAGGACAAGAAGGATGATCCATCTCACCAGCTCGGTAAGGGTAAGAAGGATGAACTCGACCCACCTCACGCAGTTCCTATCCTACCTACTACAGACGCTTCTGATTTGGATGATGTAGCTCCAGgaccttcttcatcaggAAGCCAGCCACACCGCCCTCCTCACCATCACGGTAAGGACAAGAAGGATGATCCATCCCACAAGCCAGGTGAAAGAAAAGATGACCCATCTCACCAACACGGTACGGGAAAGAAGGATGAGCTCGACCCACCTCACGCAGTTCCTATCCTACCTACTACGGACGCTTCTGATTTGGATGATGTGGCTCCAGgaccttcttcatcaggAAGCCAGCCACACCACACTCCTCACCATCACGGCAAGGACAAGAAGGATGATCCATCCCACAAGCTCGGTAAGGGTAAGAAGGATGAACTCGACCCACCTCACGCAGTTCCTATCCTACCTACTACGGACGCTTCTGATTTGGATGATGTAGCTCCAGgaccttcttcatcaggAAGCCAGCCACACCACACTCCTCACCATCACGGCAAGGACAAGAAGGATGATCCATCTCACCAGCTCGGTAAGGGTAAGAAGGATGAGCTCGACCCACCTCACGCAGTTCCTATCCTACCTACTACGGACGCTTCTGATTTGGATGATGTAGCTCCAGgaccttcttcatcaggAAGCCAGCCACACCGCCCTCCTCACCATCACGGTAAGGACAAGAATGATGATCCATCCCACAAGCTCGGTAAGGGTAAGAAGGATGAGCTCGACCCACCTCACGCAGTTCCTATCCTACCTACTACAGACGCTTCTGATTTGGATGATGTAGCTCCAGgaccttcttcatcaggAAGCCAGCCACACCACACTCCTCACCATCACGGCAAGGACAAGAAGGATGATCCATCCCACAAGCTCGGTAAGGGTAAGAAGGATGAACTCGACCCACCTCACGCAGTTCCTATCCTACCTACTACAGACGCTTCTGATTTGGATGATGTAGCTCCAGgaccttcttcatcaggAAGCCAGCCACACCGCCCTCCTCACCATCACGGTAAGGACAAGAATGATGATCCATCCCACAAGCTCGGTAAGGGTAAGAAGGATGAGCTCGACCCACCTCACGCAGTTCCTATCCTACCTACTACGGATGCTTCTGATTTGGATGATGTGGCTCCAGGACCCTCACCAACTGATGAAAGAAAACAACCGGCCATCAAACGCAGTGGTCCACAAAAACCAAAGGATTCAAGTGAAGATGTTCATAAGGCTAAGCCTACGGTTGGTGATTCTAATACACCAAGTGATGCAGCATCACCTAGCAATGATCCAGTTTCGGGTAAGAAACCAACATCAGTTCCTCTTCCGTTCATTGCAAGTGGAATAGATAAAGTTTCTTCACAAAAGCCGATCGACAGACAAGCGTCAGGTCCCTCAGAAAAATCTGACGGCAAAAAATCTTCTGGAAAAGGCGAAAATGATGACTACGGACATATTGCGAATAATGAAGAGCACGCCAATCCTAAAGAATTACCTATTTTGAAGACAAACAAACCTTGCGGACCAAACCCCGAGTTGTTCGAAGAAAAACAGTCCGAATCATCTAGTCCAGTACCCGGGAAAACTGAAAAGCAAGAACCACCAAGTTCTACAGACAAGCCTATATCAGCAGCTAATCTACAAAAGGACAAACCAGAAAATAAGTCTGTTGCTGAAACATCATCTAAAAGTGATTCTGCAGGTCCAAGAGAAAACATGTCATCAAACGTTCCTGCTACACCCGCTGGTCGTGGAGGAAGCAATCCAGATTCTATTGGAGCTCCAGGCGATGTTCACAAGGAGATGCTTCCTGGCACTCTCATGGGAATTGATTCTGCTAGAAGTATTTCATCTCCAACCGCAACTGAAAAGTCTAGGGAAAAGCCCGCAGAAACACCAATTGGTTCATCATCCACAGTACCTGTGACTGATAAGAAAGAAAGCTCTTCTGCGCGCGACAGTGGATCGAACTTTAGCTCGTTGGCTGCACAACACGCTTTCAACCTAAAGTCCGCGCCTGGCCTCTTGAAGATCCAGAATCCAGAGAAAGTTAAGGAGCTTAACGAATTTAGTAACGTTGATGCCAAGGCTCTAAATGAAAGGCTCAACGCAGAAGCAATGCAAAAGAAAAACCAATATAAAAGAACCTCTGTTGTGATTCCAGAAAATAGACCAGAAGTTCACCGTGGATTAGGTCCAAAATCAAGCGAGCCCATGAGTACTCTTGACCCTAAGGTAGTCGGCGGACGCCCTTCGTCTGCTGGGAGTGGGTTGGCTTCAGACACACTTCTTAACAAGGATAATGAAGCGTTCGTAACCATTGATTCTAGCTTCACTTCAGTGACGGAGGATATCAGCAGAACTTTGGACGATCTCGACAAAAGCCCTATTCCTGGTGCAATGTTAACAGAGGAAATGAACTTATATTCGGTTGAGCATCCTAAACCGGCTGCGTCTGAGAATGCCAGCAACTCTAGTGGGTTTACAGCGCAGCCTCGTCAGCCCCATGCTGCTCGTGCGCATCCTGCTTCTCGTTCGCCACAAGACTCTCGTTTCGAGGGCTCATCTTTCCCTGCCCCTGATACACCTACAACACCTATAACCCCTGTACTTCCTGCGGGCCAGTTTGGCCGTGGACATGGAACTCCTACACATGCCTCTCCTTCACATGCTAGCCCTGTTCCTGGTACACCTACCCATGCTAGTCCTGCACATGTTAGCCGTGCACCTGCGGGTACTGCGCCTGTTCGCCGCGGTCCTATCACAGCTGTCCCAGCTGTTCCTATCCCTGCTCCCGCTCCTAAACCATCTTATGAAGCAGAAGAAGCTACAAATTACACAGCAGACACATCAGAGCCACCAAACAGCACCAATGAACAGCCAAACAGGTACCATTTAGTAGAGGTTATACCTGGCGGAATTTCATCAGATAAAGTACCGGGTGCTAATATGGCTGTCGAAAGCACTGGTTCCAGTGTTATCGAGCCAAGCGCGGCCTTGGAAAGTGTTCCTGACACCTCCGCTTCGGTGAAGGGTTTACAAATGTCGAATATGTCAGACAGGCAATTACAAGATGGACCAGAAAGAGAAGGGTTTACTCAAACTCCACTCTCCGAAAAGGTTCCTACTATATCTGATGTGAAAAGCAGGTCAGTTAACACCAGACCTGACGATATTTACTCTACGCCTAGAAGTCACGAAATTGAGCATCCAGCGACCCATGTAAATGCTACTTTGATTAAAAACTATAATGCAGAGCCACATAGGCATCAAGAAACACGTTTAGCCCACCATGGAAGCAATGTAGTTACCGTTACTGAAATCGCAACGGACTTGCCAGCAACTGGCAACCGGAATAATAACTTACCGTACCCCGAACATACTACTATGTACGTTTCCGAACCAGTTCAAGTTGGCCCATCCTATGCTGAAGCTCCTTCGCCAGGTTTGAGCAATCCCCAACCGGTGACGATAACCGGTGCTTCATATCGTAATCATCGACAGAAAGCTTCTCAAGGTACTTCCGGTACCGTTGCTACTGGATCCACATTTGCCGCCGGAACTGCTCAATCTATTTCAAAATCATTCGAAAACAATGCTAGTAAAACCAAGCCAGCTAATAACAAGCAATCTGTCCCCAATTCTGCATCAACCGGCCACAGCGCGAAAATCAGTGCTGACAACAGCTTAAGGTCCAGCAATAATGCCAGCGCATCAGATTCAAGAAGAACATCTGAACATAAGAGGAAGTCTGGTttcttctccaaactaAAGAAACTGTTGAAATAA
- the APC1 gene encoding anaphase promoting complex subunit 1 (Syntenic homolog of Ashbya gossypii AFR021W; Syntenic homolog of Saccharomyces cerevisiae YNL172W (APC1)), translating into MGPPVKQAVHELHHSAELGQIWITNSSTVEWYRENTCFRRFKFTEKVILAGFTRWESNQESLVIVIKNYIQVYFLDDGDSHTIKLPFPIAKAFFYANGLLLELLYQPDLVDGDLMLLEHKFITLSDPLVPFGSMSFVTNHADIDQYTMLYFPERETYDIAVLYNESKNFIGFYSAEVLNSKSTIGPDPSSLFMKRKKSYGNLVSAEPVPLTSSAQRKRTTELNIGSPITSSSSAVNGNNLASTGLTNTLRRRLTMNRRTASATVSVEQNKLTNTPRASTHGNPTANKGPPLRSTSATLDRMTISNSAFNVQSQLGVNNQSNETVQPVLSKDGVLTKITSSPIPFKFSESVKIVSTRFNDKVSIAVYDRERDWGRLWLFNLNSSLVGSMKFKAFGYSPVSLVKSIDIRQMMLVDICAYDPKYLPGVFALLLDDNITLFNPVLNTMSPAFPLNNDHKFQNIFAISPTELFLEKGTVTIPPATYPRSQTVQKYFEAIRYLVPLKIFSYLLSIWQLMRMLVVDLETENYDIKAFEYAIMSFLVTPESSLYDTIIEKAQSHQLFLQCNTILEWLPKIVICLHLLREEFQLNVLQCMHVKQLDELLGKLTTLMGWPEVWVEYYGSRDKAIKPIQVDFTHPLDEPPSIFKSLYSVTQSSLMEIVPFITFSRLAEHQKTTIDAIVTPRTHKLLKLFESLQSRPHLANNLLERLNELNITQGEFETYPIGVYAPLKRFLHELEPTINKVDPHMNMSLITRSDLNSCIALMKGESPRDIKDLPNIQSRKQFDFKVKDIAELTGAILDLRKGTETPLSPHPLENFDRKENFFFDQSLFDEVLSMFTYSNPHKAYFPSLNGEYTKILKLKKYAATTSAYKALTSGLGKAAVFYCSEDAINSKKSQRDELNLNFKFPSDGSKLSLSKDKFQDEFLKWAEFHRGVARGIAISKSVTNVTSSWINHNRPPWLDAQYGGFLLGLGLNGHLKVLEEWQLYNFLSPKYTHISIGLLLGICASMKGSMDLTLTKVLSVHIVALLPPGSSNLNIHHRVQTSGLIGVGLLYQSSQHRRMSDLLYSQITSFVTINEEQVPDEGYRLAAGIALGLVNMGAGNKCFSLKNNADIDEDMTDYTGDQQTPSSAMFSIKHTTGYMDSSIIEGLLKLVTTVHDVEESWMPDNSQLGATVSLMLMFLRSNCSIVADKLSATSDDTKRGETWYIKPELFMYREWASNMVMWDNVQGNLQWIISVLDDKVETRAIDSDVLPTYYIIAGRVLSVGIKFASSNSIELRDGLFAILDQFLPLYQYAMGSTVDEQLMYKGISMLINVLIISLSLIMCGSGDVETFKRIRYLHNVVHGKGSYLYEIPEEAPPLVRDNAVTIEGEQNGRVIDPLLHVEEITNPTNNATVDEESESEGANQTHHPRDNENHYGKYMATNLSLGLLFLGLGRYSIKTTDIDSLSYLIISVLPTFMPPYYLQETKYLWCMSVDTRVLILRDADTDELCEDIQLEITVKEPKLKKGSQTTVHECTSPCLLPPLDTIQSIKIEDPAYYPLVMEFSETFTAENCFKKECAIYVKKRDDIDENVDPALDPLEYMNNVKKELYRRLSERDVAENDTEVKKNDNLAQNLLSKLALQDSTRLELEDAVSNHTTLLQDHSFNLDMICSSEDTDYQLELWRRRHGL; encoded by the coding sequence ATGGGACCACCCGTCAAACAAGCGGTGCATGAACTCCACCATTCTGCGGAACTTGGTCAGATATGGATTACGAATTCAAGCACTGTAGAATGGTACAGGGAAAATACATGCTTTCGAAGATTTAAATTTACTGAGAAGGTGATTTTAGCCGGCTTTACTCGGTGGGAATCAAACCAGGAATCATTAGTTATTGTTATAAAGAACTATATCCAAGTATATTTCTTGGATGATGGAGATTCACATACTATCAAGTTGCCATTTCCAATTGCAAAAGCATTCTTCTATGCGAACGGTCTTCTGCTCGAACTCTTATATCAGCCTGATTTGGTGGATGGAGACCTGATGCTGCTCGAACACAAGTTTATCACATTGTCTGATCCTTTGGTACCGTTTGGTTCGATGTCGTTTGTTACCAACCACGCAGACATTGACCAATATACAATGTTATATTTCCCAGAGAGAGAGACTTACGATATCGCAGTCTTGTACAATGAGTCCAAAAACTTTATTGGATTCTACAGTGCTGAGGTACTGAACTCTAAATCTACCATTGGGCCTGATCCCTCTTCACTGTTCATgaaaagaaagaagagCTATGGGAACTTAGTTTCTGCCGAGCCTGTCCCATTAACTTCATCTGCGCAGCGGAAGCGCACAACTGAACTGAATATTGGCTCCCCCATTACTAGCAGCAGTTCTGCTGTGAATGGAAATAATCTCGCATCGACAGGGTTGACTAATACGCtgagaagaagattaaCAATGAATAGGAGAACGGCTTCAGCTACGGTTAGTGTTGAACAAAATAAATTGACTAATACACCGCGAGCTAGTACCCATGGCAATCCTACGGCAAACAAGGGTCCACCACTGAGGAGTACTTCTGCTACTCTGGATAGGATGACGATTTCGAACAGTGCATTTAACGTACAGTCGCAACTGGGCGTCAATAATCAATCAAATGAAACAGTACAGCCTGTGCTGTCTAAAGATGGAGTATTGACAAAGATTACTTCTTCGCCAATTCCTTTTAAATTTTCTGAATCCGTTAAGATTGTGTCTACGAGGTTTAACGATAAGGTTTCTATTGCAGTTTATGATCGCGAACGCGATTGGGGTAGATTGTGGCTTTTCAATTTAAACTCTTCCCTGGTAGGAAGTATGAAGTTTAAGGCTTTTGGTTATTCTCCAGTGTCTCTTGTGAAGTCGATAGATATCAGACAGATGATGCTCGTCGATATTTGCGCATATGATCCTAAATATTTACCTGGTGTGTTTGCATTATTACTAGATGATAATATCACATTGTTTAATCCAGTGTTGAATACGATGTCGCCGGCTTTCCCATTAAACAATGATCAtaaatttcaaaatataTTTGCTATATCTCCTACGGAGTTGTTTTTGGAGAAGGGCACTGTAACAATACCTCCAGCCACCTATCCACGAAGCCAAACGGTCCAAAAGTACTTTGAGGCAATAAGATATCTAGTGCCTTTAAAGATTTTCTCATATCTACTATCCATTTGGCAGCTAATGAGAATGCTGGTTGTGGATCTAGAGACAGAAAATTACGATATTAAGGCATTTGAGTATGCTATCATGTCGTTTTTGGTCACACCAGAATCGAGTCTTTATGATACAATAATTGAAAAAGCTCAATCTCATCAACTGTTTTTGCAATGTAATACTATTTTGGAGTGGTTACCTAAGATTGTAATATGCCTTCACCTTCTAAGGGAAGAATTTCAACTAAATGTGTTACAGTGCATGCATGTGAAACAGTTAGACGAATTATTAGGCAAGTTGACGACACTGATGGGCTGGCCTGAAGTATGGGTTGAATATTATGGCTCCCGGGATAAAGCGATTAAGCCAATACAGGTAGATTTCACACACCCACTCGATGAGCCACCTTCTATTTTCAAATCGCTATATAGCGTTACGCAAAGTTCACTGATGGAGATTGTTCCCTTTATTACGTTTTCTAGATTGGCAGAACATCAAAAGACAACTATTGACGCCATAGTAACACCAAGAACCCACAAATTATTGAAGTTATTTGAATCACTTCAATCCCGTCCTCATTTAGCCAATAACTTACTTGAAAGACTAAATGAATTGAACATCACGCAGGGTGAATTTGAAACATATCCTATAGGTGTGTATGCACCGTTAAAGAGATTTTTACATGAACTTGAACCAACAATTAACAAAGTTGATCCACACATGAATATGTCATTAATAACACGGTCAGATTTGAACAGTTGTATCGCTCTGATGAAGGGTGAATCACCTCGAGATATTAAGGATCTACCTAATATTCAATCTAGGAAACAGTTTGATTTTAAGGTTAAAGATATTGCTGAGTTAACTGGAGCAATTTTAGATTTAAGGAAGGGAACCGAAACACCTTTAAGTCCACATCCATTGGAGAACTTTGATAGGAAAGAAAACTTCTTTTTTGATCAAAGTTTATTTGACGAAGTATTGTCGATGTTCACTTATTCGAATCCACACAAAGCATACTTCCCATCATTAAATGGTGAGTATACGAAGATTTTGAAGTTAAAAAAGTACGCCGCAACAACATCTGCATATAAAGCCTTGACTAGTGGTCTTGGAAAAGCTGCAGTTTTCTATTGCTCTGAGGATGCGATTAATTCGAAAAAGTCACAAAGAGATGAGTTAAACTTGAACTTCAAGTTCCCTAGTGACGGAAGTAAACTATCTTTATCAAAGGACAAGTTTCAAGATGAGTTCTTAAAGTGGGCTGAGTTTCATAGAGGGGTTGCAAGAGGAATTGCAATATCTAAATCGGTTACAAATGTAACAAGTTCGTGGATTAACCATAACCGGCCTCCATGGCTTGACGCCCAATATGGTGGTTTCTTACTAGGACTAGGTTTAAATGGTCATTTAAAAGTTTTGGAGGAGTGGCAGCTATACAACTTCCTAAGTCCAAAATATACGCATATTAGCATTGGATTGTTACTTGGAATTTGCGCAAGTATGAAAGGGTCCATGGATCTAACTTTAACTAAGGTTTTAAGTGTGCACATTGTTGCTTTGTTGCCTCCAGGATCCAGTAATTTAAACATCCATCATAGAGTGCAAACATCAGGTTTGATTGGGGTAGGTTTACTTTACCAAAGCTCACAGCATAGAAGAATGAGTGATTTACTATATTCTCAAATAACCTCTTTTGTTACGATCAATGAAGAACAAGTCCCCGATGAAGGTTACAGATTGGCAGCAGGTATTGCATTAGGATTGGTAAATATGGGCGCCGGAAATAAATGCTTTTCTCTGAAGAACAATGCAGACATAGATGAGGATATGACTGATTATACAGGTGACCAACAAACACCTTCTTCAGCAATGTTCAGTATCAAACATACTACTGGATATATGGATTCGAGTATCATAGAAGGTCTATTAAAACTTGTAACAACAGTTCATGATGTTGAGGAATCATGGATGCCTGATAATTCACAGCTAGGTGCAACTGTTTCATTGATGTTGATGTTTTTAAGGTCGAACTGCTCTATAGTAGCTGATAAATTGTCTGCTACAAGTGATGATACAAAGCGTGGTGAAACCTGGTACATAAAACCTGAGTTGTTCATGTACAGGGAATGGGCATCAAATATGGTTATGTGGGATAATGTACAAGGAAATCTTCAATGGATTATAAGTGTTCTTGACGATAAAGTGGAGACAAGAGCAATTGATAGCGATGTCTTACCAACGTATTATATCATCGCAGGCCGTGTATTATCTGTTGGTATTAAATTTGCATCAAGCAACAGCATAGAGCTACGAGATGGCCTTTTCGCAATTTTAGATCAATTCCTACCACTATATCAGTACGCAATGGGCAGTACTGTCGATGAACAACTAATGTACAAGGGTATTTCAATGTTAATAAATGTTTTGATAATATCTTTAAGCTTGATAATGTGTGGTTCGGGTGACGTGGAAACGTTCAAGAGGATCAGGTACTTGCATAATGTTGTGCATGGTAAGGGCTCTTACTTATATGAAATCCCAGAAGAAGCACCACCCCTGGTAAGAGATAATGCCGTGACGATCGAAGGAGAACAGAATGGAAGAGTCATTGACCCACTGCTACATGTGGAGGAAATTACAAATCCTACTAATAACGCCACTGTAGATGAAGAATCTGAGAGTGAAGGTGCTAACCAAACCCACCATCCAAGAGATAATGAAAACCATTACGGCAAATACATGGCTACCAACTTATCTCTAGGATTGCTATTCTTGGGTCTGGGACGCTATTCCATCAAAACTACTGATATCGATAGTCTCTCATATTTGATTATAAGTGTATTACCAACATTTATGCCACCTTATTATTTACAGGAGACCAAATATCTATGGTGCATGTCAGTGGACACAAGAGTTTTAATTTTAAGAGATGCCGATACTGATGAATTATGTGAAGATATTCAGTTGGAAATCACAGTTAAAGAACCTAAACTGAAGAAAGGTTCCCAAACGACAGTCCACGAATGCACATCGCCATGCTTGTTACCACCATTGGATACCATCCAATCCATTAAAATTGAAGACCCAGCTTACTATCCATTAGTTATGGAGTTCAGTGAGACTTTTACAGCAGAGAATTGCTTTAAGAAGGAATGCGCTATTTATGTTAAGAAACGAGACgatattgatgaaaatgTTGACCCAGCTTTAGATCCACTGGAATATATGAATAACGTCAAGAAGGAATTATATAGAAGGCTATCGGAACGTGATGTTGCAGAAAATGATACAGAGGTGAAGAAAAATGACAACTTGGCGCAAAATTTACTAAGCAAGTTAGCGTTGCAAGATTCCACACGGCTCGAGCTTGAGGATGCTGTTTCTAATCATACAACACTGCTACAAGATCATAGTTTCAACTTAGATATGATCTGCAGCTCTGAAGATACAGATTACCAGTTAGAGTTATGGAGGAGGAGACATGGTTTGTAG